A window from Parambassis ranga chromosome 13, fParRan2.1, whole genome shotgun sequence encodes these proteins:
- the LOC114444832 gene encoding retinol-binding protein 2-like, whose amino-acid sequence MPADYNGRWEMVSNDNFEEVMKALDIDFATRKIAAHLHQTKIIVQNGDKFETKTLSTFRNYEVNFTIGEEFEEHTKGLDNRKVKTLVTWDGDKLVCVQKGEKENRGWKHWIEGDQLHLEITVLDKVCHQVFKRA is encoded by the exons ATGCCTGCAGATTACAATGGACGCTGGGAGATGGTCAGCAATGACAACTTCGAGGAAGTCATGAAGGCACTGG ACATTGACTTCGCCACCAGGAAAATTGCCGCCCACCTGCATCAAACGAAAATCATCGTCCAGAACGGGGACAAGTTTGAAACTAAGACCCTCAGCACCTTCAGAAATTACGAGGTCAATTTCACCATAGGGGAGGAGTTTGAGGAGCACACAAAGGGCCTGGACAACCGAAAGGTCAAG ACACTGGTCACCTGGGATGGAGACAAGCTGGTGTGTGTTcagaagggagagaaagaaaaccgTGGCTGGAAACACTGGATCGAGGGAGACCAGCTACACTTG GAAATCACTGTTCTCGACAAAGTCTGCCACCAAGTATTCAAGAGGGCATAA
- the LOC114445191 gene encoding coatomer subunit beta'-like: MPLRLDIKRQLTARSDRVKSVDLHPTEPWMVVSLYSGTVVVWNHETQMMVKTFELCDLPVRVVKFIARKHWVIAGADDMQIRVYNYNTLERVYVFEAHSDYIRCIAVHPTQPYILTSSDDMLIKLWDWDRKWICTQVFEGHTHYVMQIVINPKDNNQFASASLDRTIKVWQLGSKTPNFTLEGHEKGVNCIDYYSGGDKPYLISGADDRLVKIWDYQNKTCVQTLEGHAQNVTCVSFHPELPIILTGSEDGTVRVWHSNTYRQENTLNYGLERVWCICGQRGSNSVAMGYDEGSIIIKLGREEPAMSMDSSGKVMWARHSEVQQANLKAMGETEIRDGERLPLGVKDMGSCEIYPQTIQHSPNGRFVVVCGDGEYIIYTAMALRNKSFGSAQEFVWAHDSSQYATREGNSVVKIFKNFKEKKAFKPDFGAEGIFGGFLLGVRSNTGLAFFDWENSELIRRIEIQPKHIFWSDSGELVCIATDESFFVLRYLPERVSAAQESKEGVTEDGIEDAFEVLGEVQEVVKTGLWVGDCFIYTSSVNRLNYYVGGEIITIAHMDRTMYLLGYIPKDDRLYLGDKELNIISYSLLLSVLEYQTAVMRKDFNTADKVLPTIPKEQRTRVAHFLEKQGFIQQALAVSTDPEHKFELALQLGELKTAYQLAQEAESEQKWKQLAELATTKCQFSLAQECLHQAQDYGGLLLLATTSGNADMVGKLAEGAERDGKTNVAFLTYFMQGRLDKCLELLIKTERLPEAAFLARTYMPSQVSRVVKLWKESLSKVNQKAADALADPSQYSNLFPGLQQALQAELYLKETHVGVRPAAEYPLVAPNEDRNVLEESAGFIPKGETTEPEEVLEGMSDPLMTQAVREIAPSDAVVNAKPIIFAAPVSAAAAAGPLPVTVLEERVEPKQAQATSFEVEAEKEDTITQSEALFSAEEEPNKVTPEKIQSSPVDDVKPSAEMEAEETSLTTRASETETIMGTGLSVEPLIASEYTATGAMVHSDEVKVEEVLSMMDTTETGLPVIKELAPSHVAVEELISFETTDSAVLDAPVPALMSTFDPLLDSNVDTATVSAQKPKMEEQTTVNSVEPEDKSEPVDLLQAEPEVLPLEVAPAEDQVEEEKEEKEEEVGSPEKPAEDLEPEMNDQLLDDLDLDNFDLEDIDTTDVNLDEDFLIE, from the exons ATG CCTCTGCGGTTGGACATCAAGCGGCAGCTGACGGCTCGGTCAGACCGGGTGAAAAGCGTGGACCTGCACCCCACTGAGCCGTGGATGGTGGTCAGCCTCTACAGCGGCACAGTGGTGGTGTGGAACCATGAGACGCAG ATGATGGTGAAGACCTTTGAGCTGTGTGATCTGCCTGTCAGAGTGGTCAAATTCATCGCCAGGAAACACTGGGTCATTGCTGGAGCG GATGACATGCAGATCCGTGTGTACAACTACAACACTCTAGAAAGAGTTTACGTGTTCGAGGCTCACTCCGACTACATCCGCTGTATCGCTGTCCACCCCACACAGCCCTACATCCTCACCAGCAGCG ATGACATGTTGATCAAGCTGTGGGACTGGGACAGGAAGTGGATCTGCACTCAGGTGTTTGAGGGTCACACACACTACGTCATGCAGATTGTCATCAACCCCAAGGACAACAACCAGTTTGCCAGTGCCTCTCTAGACAGAACCATTAAG GTGTGGCAGCTGGGATCTAAGACTCCAAACTTCACTCTGGAGGGCCATGAGAAGGGAGTGAACTGTATTGATTACTACAGCGGAGGAGACAAGCCCTACCTCATATCAGGGGCTGATGATCGCCTTGTCAAAATCTGGGATTATCAG AACAAAACTTGTGTTCAGACACTGGAGGGCCATGCTCAGAATGTGACCTGTGTCAGCTTCCACCCTGAGCTGCCAATCATCCTCACAGGCTCCGAGGATG GTACTGTGCGAGTTTGGCACTCCAACACCTACCgacaagaaaacacattaaactaTGGCCTGGAGAGGGTTTGGTGTATATGTGGCCAGCGTGGCTCCAACAGTGTGGCTATGGGTTATGATGAaggcagcatcatcatcaag CTGGGGCGAGAGGAGCCCGCCATGTCCATGGACTCCAGTGGGAAGGTTATGTGGGCTCGTCACTCTGAGGTGCAGCAGGCCAACCTGAAGGCAATGGGAGAAACTGAGATAAGGGATGGGGAGAGGCTCCCGCTGGGTGTCAAGGACATGGGCAGCTGTGAGATTTACCCACAGACCATCCAACACAGCCCCAATGGGAG ATTTGTAGTGGTGTGTGGAGACGGGGAATACATCATCTACACTGCCATGGCCTTGAGGAACAAAAGCTTCGGGTCGGCACAGGAGTTTGTTTGGGCACACGACTCCTCACA GTATGCCACCAGGGAAGGCAACAGTGTggtgaaaatatttaaaaacttCAAAGAGAAGAAGGCTTTTAAACCTGACTTTGGAGCTGAAG GTATCTTTGGTGGTTTCTTACTGGGAGTGAGGTCAAACACTGGCCTGGCTTTCTTTGACTGGGAAAACTCTGAACTGATCCGTCGTATCGAGATCCAGCCTAAACAT ATCTTCTGGTCTGACTCTGGGGAGCTGGTGTGTATTGCGACAGATGAGTCTTTCTTTGTGCTGCGCTACCTACCAGAACGAGTGTCAGCAGCCCAGGAATCAAAGGAGGGGGTGACAGAAGATGGAATAGAGGACGCCTTTGAG GTGCTGGGGGAAGTCCAGGAGGTGGTAAAGACCGGGCTTTGGGTGGGAGACTGCTTCATCTACACCAGCTCTGTTAACAGACTCAACTACTATGTTGGAGGAGAGATCATCACCATCGCTCATATGGACAG GACCATGTATCTGTTGGGCTACATCCCCAAGGATGACCGCCTCTACCTTGGAGACAAGGAACTGAACATCATCAGCTACTCCCTCCTTCTTTCTGTGCTGGAATACCAGACGGCCGTCATGAGGAAGGATTTCAACACGGCCGACAAGGTTCTGCCCACGATCCCCAAAGAGCAGAGGACCAGAGTAGCCCACTTCTTGGAGAAACAG ggcTTCATACAGCAGGCTTTAGCTGTGTCCACTGACCCGGAGCACAAGTTTGAACTTGCACTGCAGCTGGGAGAGCTGAAGACTGCCTACCAGCTGGCACAggaagcagag TCAGAGCAGAAATGGAAACAGCTGGCAGAGCTTGCCACTACAAAGTGCCAGTTTAGCTTGGCTCAGGAGTGTCTGCACCAAGCTCAGGATTATGGGGGATTATTGCTGCTGGCCACCACCTCGGGCAACGCAGACATGGTGGGCAAACTTGCCGAGGGGGCGGAAAGGGATGGCAAGACCAATGTGGCCTTCCTCACCTATTTCATGCAGGGGAG ACTGGACAAATGTCTGGAACTTCTAATCAAAACAGAGCGACTGCCAGAGGCTGCATTCCTGGCAAGAACATACATGCCGAGTCAAGTCTCAAG GGTGGTAAAGCTGTGGAAGGAGAGTCTGTCCAAGGTCAACCAGAAGGCAGCAGATGCTCTGGCTGACCCCTCCCAGTACAGCAACCTGTTCCCTGGCCTCCAGCAAGCCTTGCAGGCCGAGCTGTACCTGAAGGAGACTCACGTCGGGGTCAGACCTGCGGCAGAATACCCACTCGTTGCG CCAAATGAAGACCGTAATGTTCTGGAGGAATCTGCAGGTTTTATTCCTAAAGGAGAAACTACAGAGCCAGAG GAAGTATTGGAGGGCATGAGCGATCCCCTCATGACACAGGCGGTGAGGGAAATTGCTCCTTCAGACGCAGTAGTAAATGCGAAGCCCATCATTTTtgctgctcctgtttcagctgcagctgcagcaggcccTCTTCCTGTCACTGTACTAGAAGAACGTGTTGAGCCAAAACAAGCACAAGCTACATCTTTTGAAGTGGAAGCAGAAAAGGAAGACACCATCACTCAATCAGAGGCTCTATTCTCAGCAGAGGAAGAGCCGAACAAAGTGACTCCAGAGAAGATACAGTCCAGTCCAGTGGATGATGTGAAGCCATCTGCTGAGATGGAGGCTGAAGAAACATCTCTAACAACTAGAGCTTCTGAAACAGAAACCATCATGGGAACCGGTCTGTCAGTTGAGCCTTTAATTGCATCTGAATATACAGCAACTGGAGCAATGGTCCATAGTGACgaagtaaaagtagaagaagTACTGTCAATGATGGACACAACAGAAACAGGACTCCCTGTTATTAAAGAACTTGCACCGTCACATGTAGCAGTAGAGGAACTCATCTCCTTTGAAACTACAGACAGTGCAGTGCTGGATGCACCTGTCCCAGCCCTAATGTCCACCTTTGATCCACTGCTGGACTCGAATGTAGATACAGCGACGGTTTCGGCGCAAAAACCAAAGATGGAGGAACAAACTACGGTAAACTCGGTAGAGCCTGAGGATAAGTCAGAGCCTGTGGATCTTCTCCAAGCAGAGCCAGAGGTTTTACCGCTAGAGGTAGCTCCTGCAGAGGATCAggtggaagaggagaaagaggaaaaggaggaggaggtggggagtCCTGAGAAGCCAGCAGAAGaccttgagccagagatgaatGATCAG CTTCTAGATGATCTGGACCTGGACAATTTTGATCTGGAAGACATCGACACTACTGATGTCAACCTTGATGAGGACTTCCTGATTGAATAG